Proteins from one Bufo gargarizans isolate SCDJY-AF-19 chromosome 8, ASM1485885v1, whole genome shotgun sequence genomic window:
- the CNPPD1 gene encoding protein CNPPD1: MERRMPGRMFGHHPREESGRSGFQLPSQDFMEFPFLPGHPQLSERVRKRLYYGWEVECPMEDLSSPVADIAVELLQKAAPSPIRRLQKKYAAHVSREACISPCSMMLALVYIERLRHRNPEYLQQISSSDLFLISMMVASKYLYDEGEEEEVFNDEWGAAGRLDVQTVNNLEMNFLRAIDWSLYTHPREFFEVLQWLEGRVAEQQGMKRGWFTYTDLTVLLEQELWQKAFSDFFQQITKLACLLSLVYLTGVATFFASVSVLHKAAGEVNGTALLPPVVDPTPDASVPLFIPVTPEEISEASLTVPALEEECADRRSSISATALYLWGSVLTALTYNDPGGAAGEEPQLPDQYCPHCSKPKLSSWPKTCHPKNATRCGIAQPVFRASSGPHHFGFHDTLLPSGCPNSCGLSPDGCPNMDLSRDFELKTYLCGGIGFDRFKTVIVPG; the protein is encoded by the exons ATGGAGCGCCGAATGCCAGGCCGCATGTTTGGCCATCACCCTCGGGAGGAGAGCGGGCGCAGCGGCTTCCAGCTGCCGTCACAGGACTTCATGGAGTTCCCG TTTCTCCCAGGACACCCTCAGCTGAGCGAGCGCGTGCGGAAGCGTCTGTATTATGGATGGGAGGTGGAGTGCCCCATGGAGGACCTGTCCAGTCCAGTGGCCG ACATTGCTGTGGAACTGCTGCAGAAAGCCGCTCCCAGCCCCATCCGTCGCCTGCAGAAGAAGTATGCAGCTCACGTGTCCAG GGAGGCCTGTATCTCGCCCTGCTCCATGATGCTGGCCTTGGTTTACATAGAGCGGCTGCGACACCGGAACCCTGAGTACCTGCAGCAGATTTCATCATCCGACCTGTTCCTCATTTCCATG ATGGTGGCGAGTAAGTATCTATACGACGAGGGTGAGGAGGAAGAAGTGTTCAATGATGAGTGGGGTGCAGCCGGGAGACTGGATGTCCAGACTGTGAACAATTTGGAGATGAATTTCCTCCGCGCGATC GACTGGAGTTTGTACACTCACCCAAGGGAATTCTTTGAGGTGCTGCAGTGGTTGGAAGGCCG AGTGGCCGAGCAGCAGGGTATGAAGCGCGGCTGGTTCACCTACACCGATCTGACAGTGCTGCTGGAGCAGGAGCTGTGGCAGAAAGCCTTCAGTGATTTCTTCCAGCAAATAACCAAG CTGGCCTGTCTCCTGAGTCTTGTCTACCTGACCGGCGTTGCCACCTTCTTTGCCTCAGTTTCTGTACTCCATAAGGCTGCCGGCGAGGTAAACGGCACAGCGCTTCTCCCTCCTGTCGTGGACCCAACTCCAGATGCCTCCGTGCCTCTGTTTATTCCAGTTACACCAGAGGAGATCTCCGAGGCCAGCCTGACCGTCCCTGCCCTGGAGGAGGAGTGCGCGGACAGGCGGTCCAGCATCTCTGCTACTGCTTTGTACCTATGGGGCTCAGTGCTGACTGCACTTACTTACAATGATCCAGGGGGGGCTGCAGGTGAGGAACCACAACTCCCCGACCAGTACTGTCCACACTGCTCTAAACCAAAATTGTCCTCCTGGCCTAAGACCTGCCATCCGAAGAACGCCACCCGGTGTGGCATTGCCCAGCCTGTTTTTCGTGCCTCTTCTGGACCCCACCACTTTGGCTTCCATGACACGCTGCTCCCCTCTGGCTGCCCCAACTCCTGCGGTTTATCACCAGATGGCTGTCCGAACATGGACTTGTCTAGAGACTTTGAGTTAAAGACCTATTTGTGTGGAGGCATTGGCTTTGACCGGTTTAAAACCGTCATTGTCCCAGGTTAG